CTATCGCTACGGGCTTCACGCCGCAAAGTGCCGCGAGGAATCCATAACTGGTGGTTCGTTCTGCAATGACCATATCGGGCCGGTGTTTGCGCACCAGTCTGCGGATACTCCACAACGCCAGTTTAAATTCAAAAAGCCGTTTGACACGGTTGAGCCCGACGTTTGACGACTTCAGTTCCCAGGCTACAATGTCAAAGTCACCAAACTCCCTCAGGCCGTTCATCCAGGTGATGGCATCGGCGCGATAGGATTCGCCAAGGAAAAGGATGGTCTTCTTTTGCTTCATGCTAATCGTTTTGCGTCAGCGCCCTGGTAAGGAATTCGGTCATTGGCCTGAGCACGATCAGTTTTTTTACGGTTTTGGCAACGAAGTCTTTATCGAGTACCTCTTTCGTGGCGAAATCGGCGCTGGCCGTAAAGCTCTTGAGTTTCAGGAAATGAATGCCGGGGTGGTCTTTTTCATATCCTTTCGGCACCGTTTTGAGCGAATTGTTTTCATTGACGTCTAGTCCGCCGAAGATCGTCTTAAACTCCTTATCATCAACAATAGCGTCCAGGTCCTCATGAAAGAACGCAATTTCCTTGCGGATCTTTTTCAGTTCCTCATTTTCAGGCTGGTAAAAACCGCCTGCGACAAAACTGCCCTGGGGTGCGATGTGTACATAATATCCCGGACGGTTCGCGCCCTTTGCCAGACCTGAAAACCACATGCCCATATGGTCCTTGTAAGGTGATTTGTCTTTCGAAAAGCGGATGTCGCGGTTGATACGGAACGTACAGTTTTTAACCTCAAGATGCTCCAGCGCCGGGTCGAGCGGCTTCAATGCATCCAGTAAATCAGAGACAAGCTTGTGGTAATCCGCCTTGTAGGCATCGTACCGTTTTTTGTTGGCCAGGAACCAGTCGCGGTTGTTGTTGGCTTTGAGGTCTTTCAGGAATTGCAGTGACTCTTTCGCAAGCATATTACAATTGTTTTTTTAGGTCTTCCTCGCTGATAAAACCGGTGTGCTGCCACTTTACCGTTTTGTTTTCATATAAAAACAGCGCCGGCAGTTCCTCAATCTTAAGTTGTGACATCAGTGTTTTGTTTTCGTCAGCATTAAGCCTTATAATCACCACCTTGTCTTTTAAATCGGATTGCATTTTGGTCAGGTAGGGAGCCATTTTTTTGCACGGTCCGCACCATTCGGCATAAAAGTCGACCAGAACTTTCTTATCCGTATTGAGTAATTCCTCGTACTCCTGCGAACACATCCCGATAATGCGGTCGCTTTTTGGGGCGAGGCCCGCGGCGTTCCATTTGATGATGCCGCCCTGAAGCTCATACACGGTCTTGAACCCCATTTCAGAAAGTTTTTCGGCAGCCTGTTTGCTGCGCCCACCGCTCATGCAGTATACGAAGACGGGCTTCGACTGATCGTATGCAGCAGCCTTTGTTGCGAAATCCTCGCTATTCCAGTTGACGTTGTTCGCATTGTCGAGGTGCTGGTCGTTGAATTCCTCGGGTGTACGGACGTCAAGAATCTGCGGCTGGGGCGTATTTTTTATCTTTTCGGCGAAAGCCAAAGCGGGTATAGACTCATATTTTTTGGACGTCTGCGCCTGGCAACTCAGGAAAAAACAGACCAATACCGGAAAAATCATTCGTATTTTCATCGTAAGGTTTTTAATAGGTTGCTAAAATAAAGTATTTTTTTGTTTGCCCTCAAAAATATAGGTGAACGACCCAAAGTATACTATAAATTGAAAATCCTGTACGTCTGGTGTGTCGATTTTACGATAGCTTCCGTGCGTTGCGGATGCGTATCGGATATAAAAAGCTGGCCAAAATCATCATTATTGACCATCTCTACGATTTTGCCCACACGGGTCTCATCGAGCTTATCAAAAATATCGTCAAAAAGCAAAATCGGTTTCTCGCCGCTTTGCTGTTTTACGAACTCGAATTGTGCGAGCTTTAAGGCAATCAGGAACGATTTCTGTTGTCCCTGCGAACCGAACTTCCGTATCGAATGCTGGCCGAGCTCAAACGACAGGTCATCCCGGTGGATGCCCACTGAAGTATAATGCAGCATGCGGTCCCTGTTAATGTTTTGTTCGAGCAGCTGCAGCAGTTGGCCTTCGTGCAGCTGGCTTTCATAAATGAGCTGCACGGCCTCGCCCGAGCCGGTAATGGCCTCGTGATGGCGATTGAAAATGGGCGTAAAATCGGCTAAAAACGACTTTCTTTTTTCATAGATTTTCTGACCGACGGCATCAATCTGCGCATTGTATATATTTAAGGTATCGGTTTCAAACACGTGGTTCAGTGCAAAATACTTGAGCAGGGCATTGCGCTGTGCGAGCACCTTCTGGTATTGGATCAGCGATTGCAGGTACAGGGCATCGGACTGTGAGATGACGCTGTCAATGAATTTGCGGCGGGTTTCACTGCCTTCGACAATCAGGTCACGATCGGCGGGGGAGATGATCACCAGTGGGATGAACCCAATATGGTCTGAGAATTTGTCATAAGGTTTGCCGTTGCGCTTCAGGATTTTTTTCTGTCCCTTCCTGAGGCTGCAGACAATTTGTTCGTCGCGCTGCTGCTTGTCGAAAGTGCCGTCGATCACGAAAAATTCCTCGCCGTGGCGTATGTTCTGGACCGCAAGCGGATTGAAATAGCTTTTCCCGTAGGCAAGATGGTAAATCGCGTCGAG
The nucleotide sequence above comes from Flavobacterium magnum. Encoded proteins:
- a CDS encoding DUF2461 domain-containing protein, producing the protein MLAKESLQFLKDLKANNNRDWFLANKKRYDAYKADYHKLVSDLLDALKPLDPALEHLEVKNCTFRINRDIRFSKDKSPYKDHMGMWFSGLAKGANRPGYYVHIAPQGSFVAGGFYQPENEELKKIRKEIAFFHEDLDAIVDDKEFKTIFGGLDVNENNSLKTVPKGYEKDHPGIHFLKLKSFTASADFATKEVLDKDFVAKTVKKLIVLRPMTEFLTRALTQND
- a CDS encoding thioredoxin domain-containing protein, translating into MKIRMIFPVLVCFFLSCQAQTSKKYESIPALAFAEKIKNTPQPQILDVRTPEEFNDQHLDNANNVNWNSEDFATKAAAYDQSKPVFVYCMSGGRSKQAAEKLSEMGFKTVYELQGGIIKWNAAGLAPKSDRIIGMCSQEYEELLNTDKKVLVDFYAEWCGPCKKMAPYLTKMQSDLKDKVVIIRLNADENKTLMSQLKIEELPALFLYENKTVKWQHTGFISEEDLKKQL
- the recF gene encoding DNA replication/repair protein RecF (All proteins in this family for which functions are known are DNA-binding proteins that assist the filamentation of RecA onto DNA for the initiation of recombination or recombinational repair.), with product MYLKKISLFNYKNFSDADFDFDSKINCFVGRNGIGKTNVLDAIYHLAYGKSYFNPLAVQNIRHGEEFFVIDGTFDKQQRDEQIVCSLRKGQKKILKRNGKPYDKFSDHIGFIPLVIISPADRDLIVEGSETRRKFIDSVISQSDALYLQSLIQYQKVLAQRNALLKYFALNHVFETDTLNIYNAQIDAVGQKIYEKRKSFLADFTPIFNRHHEAITGSGEAVQLIYESQLHEGQLLQLLEQNINRDRMLHYTSVGIHRDDLSFELGQHSIRKFGSQGQQKSFLIALKLAQFEFVKQQSGEKPILLFDDIFDKLDETRVGKIVEMVNNDDFGQLFISDTHPQRTEAIVKSTHQTYRIFNL